From one Negativicoccus succinicivorans genomic stretch:
- a CDS encoding FeoA family protein, whose product MAERTLAQLRPGETGEITRVEGRGNVQHRLIDMGVVRGARATVMKEAPLGDPIEIKVKGFNLSLRKAEAEMIYVKTQEEQDESD is encoded by the coding sequence ATGGCGGAGCGGACATTAGCGCAGTTGCGCCCGGGAGAAACGGGCGAGATTACACGTGTCGAGGGGCGCGGTAATGTGCAGCATCGATTGATTGATATGGGAGTTGTACGAGGGGCTCGGGCAACGGTGATGAAAGAGGCACCCCTGGGCGATCCGATCGAAATTAAAGTCAAAGGTTTTAACTTATCTTTACGCAAGGCAGAAGCCGAGATGATTTACGTAAAGACGCAGGAGGAACAAGATGAAAGCGATTAA
- the upp gene encoding uracil phosphoribosyltransferase, whose translation MAVHILDHPLIQHKVTLIRDKNTSSKDFRELLQEITLLMGYEITRDLPLEDVEVETPITKTIGKRLAGKKMGIVPVLRAGLGMVEALLDLIPSARVGHIGLYRDPQTLKPVEYYCKLPSDIGERFFIVTDPMLATGGSASAAITLLKERGAKTIKLMCLVAAPQGVEVVQKEHPDVDIYVAVLDDHLNEKGYIVPGLGDAGDRIFGTK comes from the coding sequence ATGGCTGTACATATTCTGGATCATCCGCTGATTCAACATAAAGTCACTTTAATTCGTGACAAAAATACAAGTTCCAAAGATTTTCGTGAACTTCTGCAGGAAATTACATTGCTGATGGGTTACGAAATCACGCGTGATTTGCCATTGGAAGATGTCGAAGTGGAAACGCCGATCACTAAGACGATAGGTAAACGTCTGGCCGGCAAAAAAATGGGCATTGTGCCCGTACTGCGTGCCGGTCTCGGCATGGTTGAAGCGTTGCTTGATTTGATTCCGAGTGCGCGCGTCGGTCATATCGGTTTGTATCGTGATCCGCAAACATTGAAGCCGGTGGAATACTATTGCAAGTTGCCGTCCGATATCGGGGAGCGCTTTTTCATCGTTACTGACCCGATGCTTGCGACCGGCGGTTCGGCTTCAGCTGCGATTACGCTTTTGAAAGAGCGCGGTGCGAAAACGATTAAGTTGATGTGCCTTGTCGCGGCCCCGCAAGGCGTTGAAGTGGTACAAAAAGAACATCCCGATGTGGATATCTATGTAGCGGTTCTTGATGATCATCTTAACGAAAAAGGATATATTGTTCCCGGTCTGGGCGACGCGGGCGACAGAATCTTCGGCACTAAATAA
- the glyA gene encoding serine hydroxymethyltransferase: MRKLREQDAELFAYITDELHRQQNKWELIASENFVSEAVLEAQGCILTNKYAEGYPGKRYYGGCQFVDKVENLARDRAKELFGCDHVNVQPHSGSQANFGVYFALLKPNDTIMGMDLSHGGHLTHGSPVNVSGSYFNVVSYGVDRETERIDYDAMEKIAREARPKLIIGGGSAYSRIIDFERMAAIAHAVDAIFMVDMAHIAGLVAAGVHPSPVPFADIVTTTTHKTLRGPRGGMIMATEKYAKAVDKAIFPGIQGGPLMHVIAAKAVAFGEALQPEFKAYAKQIIANAKVLGDTLVENGLRAVTGGTDNHLLLIDVQGLGITGKDAEHVLDEVGITCNKNTIPFETQSPFITSGIRLGSPALTTRGFKEEDFKTVGRVIASVLKAPQDASVAEKARKEVATLCEKYPIYK, from the coding sequence ATGCGAAAATTACGCGAACAGGATGCAGAATTATTTGCTTACATTACCGATGAATTGCATCGGCAGCAAAACAAATGGGAACTGATTGCTTCAGAAAACTTTGTCAGTGAAGCAGTCCTCGAAGCCCAAGGCTGTATTTTAACGAATAAATACGCTGAAGGGTATCCGGGAAAACGTTACTACGGCGGCTGCCAATTTGTCGATAAAGTAGAGAATTTGGCGCGCGATCGAGCCAAAGAACTGTTTGGCTGTGACCATGTTAACGTGCAGCCACATTCCGGTTCACAGGCCAATTTCGGTGTATATTTCGCGTTGCTCAAGCCGAATGACACGATCATGGGCATGGACCTTTCCCATGGCGGCCATTTGACCCACGGCAGTCCGGTCAATGTTTCGGGCAGCTACTTCAATGTCGTTTCCTACGGGGTGGATCGGGAAACGGAACGTATCGATTATGACGCGATGGAAAAAATCGCCCGCGAAGCGAGACCGAAGCTGATTATCGGCGGCGGCAGCGCGTACTCGCGGATCATTGATTTTGAACGTATGGCGGCGATTGCGCATGCCGTCGATGCAATTTTCATGGTGGACATGGCGCACATTGCAGGTCTTGTCGCGGCGGGTGTACATCCGAGTCCGGTGCCGTTTGCCGATATCGTAACAACGACTACGCACAAAACTTTGCGCGGACCTCGCGGTGGTATGATCATGGCGACGGAAAAATATGCGAAGGCCGTTGACAAAGCGATTTTCCCGGGCATCCAGGGCGGGCCGTTGATGCATGTCATTGCCGCCAAAGCGGTAGCTTTCGGCGAAGCATTGCAGCCGGAATTTAAAGCCTATGCGAAACAGATTATCGCCAATGCCAAAGTACTTGGCGACACATTGGTGGAAAACGGTTTGCGTGCCGTCACGGGCGGTACGGACAATCATTTGTTGCTGATTGATGTACAAGGTCTCGGGATCACCGGCAAAGACGCGGAACATGTTTTGGATGAAGTGGGCATTACCTGTAACAAGAATACGATTCCGTTCGAAACGCAAAGTCCGTTCATCACGAGCGGTATTCGTCTCGGTTCGCCGGCCTTGACGACACGCGGTTTCAAGGAAGAAGATTTCAAAACGGTAGGGCGTGTGATCGCGTCTGTTTTGAAAGCACCGCAGGATGCATCCGTCGCGGAAAAAGCACGTAAAGAAGTCGCGACACTTTGTGAAAAATATCCGATTTATAAATAA
- a CDS encoding TIGR01440 family protein has protein sequence MSEIYEQTKAAFNELCEIAQFAPQDLIVVGGSSSEIRGGHIGKDSSAEVGEEAIRALMEVAQAQHLELAIQCCEHLNRALVVERKTAERLHLQQVTVVPWLHAGGSFSTNAMALFDDPVVVEEVSAAGGLDIGCTMIGMHLRRVVVPVRLQQNHIGSALVVAARTRFPLIGGERARYTKA, from the coding sequence ATGAGTGAAATATATGAACAGACCAAAGCGGCTTTTAACGAACTTTGTGAGATCGCGCAATTTGCTCCGCAGGACTTAATCGTGGTTGGCGGTTCATCCAGTGAAATTCGCGGCGGTCATATCGGCAAAGACAGCTCCGCGGAAGTGGGCGAAGAAGCGATCAGGGCATTGATGGAAGTGGCGCAGGCGCAACATTTGGAATTGGCGATTCAATGCTGCGAACATCTAAACCGCGCGCTGGTTGTCGAACGCAAAACGGCGGAACGCTTACATTTGCAACAAGTCACGGTCGTGCCGTGGCTGCATGCGGGCGGTTCTTTTTCTACCAATGCCATGGCGCTTTTTGACGATCCGGTTGTGGTGGAGGAAGTATCGGCGGCGGGCGGCTTGGACATCGGTTGCACGATGATCGGCATGCATTTGCGTCGCGTGGTAGTGCCGGTACGATTGCAGCAAAATCATATCGGGTCGGCTTTGGTAGTCGCGGCTCGAACAAGATTTCCGCTGATCGGAGGCGAACGAGCCCGGTATACAAAAGCATAA
- the rpiB gene encoding ribose 5-phosphate isomerase B codes for MKIVIGSDHGGFHLKEAIRRELAEEGYEVKDVGTHSLDSCDYPLIAQDATAAILAGEAELGILICGTGIGIGIAANKVPGIRAALCHDVFSAKASRAHNNANILTMGERVIGPGLALEIVHAFLEGQFEGGRHERRVNEITVLEQGGSTHE; via the coding sequence ATGAAGATAGTGATCGGCAGTGATCATGGCGGATTTCATTTGAAAGAAGCGATTCGTCGTGAGCTCGCAGAGGAAGGTTATGAAGTAAAAGATGTGGGGACTCACTCGTTAGATTCTTGTGATTATCCCTTAATTGCGCAGGATGCCACTGCGGCGATACTCGCCGGTGAAGCCGAGCTGGGCATTTTGATTTGCGGCACGGGGATCGGGATCGGCATCGCCGCGAACAAAGTGCCGGGCATTCGTGCCGCGCTTTGTCACGATGTCTTTTCCGCGAAAGCATCGCGTGCGCATAATAATGCCAACATTTTGACGATGGGAGAGCGCGTCATCGGGCCGGGTTTGGCGCTGGAAATTGTGCACGCCTTTTTGGAAGGTCAATTTGAAGGCGGTCGTCACGAGCGTCGGGTGAACGAAATTACCGTACTGGAACAAGGGGGTTCTACGCATGAGTGA
- a CDS encoding low molecular weight protein arginine phosphatase — MKVVFVCTGNTCRSPMAEAMWRYLMKDVTDDSYTVHSAGLAPAIGMPAAPLAVAELSRREIPFSGHTAKALTRDMLQNSDAVVVMTQSQRDLLRRSFGELEKKIQTLGEWSGLGGEIPDPFGGDASLYAQCASSIWEHLVAAKQRLYPEHGNTK; from the coding sequence ATGAAAGTCGTATTTGTATGTACGGGCAATACCTGTCGCAGTCCGATGGCGGAAGCGATGTGGCGATATTTAATGAAAGATGTTACTGACGATTCATACACGGTCCATTCGGCGGGGTTGGCGCCGGCCATCGGTATGCCGGCGGCGCCGTTGGCAGTGGCGGAACTGTCACGTCGTGAGATTCCGTTTTCCGGGCATACCGCGAAAGCATTGACACGGGACATGTTACAAAATTCGGATGCGGTTGTGGTGATGACGCAAAGTCAACGGGATCTTTTACGGCGCTCGTTCGGTGAGTTGGAAAAGAAAATCCAAACACTTGGCGAATGGAGCGGTTTGGGCGGAGAAATCCCCGATCCTTTCGGCGGTGACGCAAGCTTGTATGCGCAATGCGCAAGCTCGATTTGGGAGCATCTGGTAGCGGCGAAACAAAGACTCTATCCGGAGCATGGCAACACAAAATAA
- a CDS encoding L-threonylcarbamoyladenylate synthase, with the protein MKTKYVTIDHSRPLGPQVAPWGEILRAGGLVAFPTETVYGLGANGLDSEAAKKIYVAKGRPSDNPLILHVLDRDGLAPLVKEIPPLVDRLISEFWPGPLTLVLPKSDIVPTTVTGGGETVAVRAPSQPVARALIAAAGVPLAAPSANLSGRPSPVTAPAVRHDLDGRVDAILDDGACRIGLESTVVSLQENELVIYRPGAITLEMLSAFAPTRLDSALVTGQGIPKAPGMKYRHYAPRVPVYLYTGETEKIRAALAKTYDPRRGYLVSAETSRALPAGENIYIWGDAADAAAYAAHLYQGLLYLDETAAEEIYAEGVSDQGIGLAVMNRLLKAAAYQVREVK; encoded by the coding sequence ATGAAAACAAAGTATGTAACAATTGATCACTCACGGCCGCTGGGTCCGCAGGTGGCTCCATGGGGCGAAATTCTGCGGGCCGGCGGCCTTGTCGCATTTCCGACGGAAACGGTATACGGTTTAGGGGCCAACGGCTTGGATAGTGAGGCGGCGAAAAAAATTTATGTTGCCAAAGGACGTCCGAGCGACAATCCTCTGATTTTACATGTGCTGGATCGCGACGGCTTGGCGCCTTTGGTAAAGGAAATTCCGCCGCTTGTTGACCGACTTATTTCCGAATTTTGGCCGGGACCGCTGACGTTGGTATTGCCGAAATCGGACATCGTTCCGACAACCGTGACGGGGGGCGGTGAGACGGTAGCTGTACGGGCACCGAGTCAACCGGTGGCGCGCGCTTTAATTGCCGCGGCAGGCGTACCTTTGGCCGCGCCCAGCGCGAATTTGTCCGGACGGCCGAGTCCGGTGACCGCGCCGGCGGTGCGGCATGATTTAGACGGCAGAGTGGATGCTATTTTAGATGACGGCGCTTGCCGAATCGGCTTGGAATCTACCGTGGTATCACTGCAGGAGAATGAACTTGTCATATATCGACCGGGAGCGATTACCTTGGAAATGCTGTCCGCCTTTGCGCCGACACGTTTGGATTCGGCGCTTGTCACCGGTCAAGGCATTCCGAAAGCGCCGGGTATGAAGTACCGTCATTACGCGCCGCGTGTACCGGTGTATTTATATACGGGAGAAACTGAAAAAATTCGCGCTGCGCTGGCAAAAACGTACGACCCTCGCCGCGGCTACCTGGTAAGCGCCGAGACGTCGCGCGCCTTACCTGCCGGTGAGAACATCTATATTTGGGGCGACGCAGCTGACGCTGCGGCGTATGCGGCGCATTTATACCAGGGCTTGCTGTATCTTGACGAGACGGCGGCGGAGGAGATTTATGCCGAAGGTGTTTCCGATCAGGGCATCGGGCTTGCGGTCATGAATCGTCTTTTGAAAGCGGCTGCGTACCAGGTTCGAGAGGTGAAATAA
- the prmC gene encoding peptide chain release factor N(5)-glutamine methyltransferase — MANELWTIGRMLQWLVAYFTKHEIENPRLDADLLVAEVLDVNRLYLYTHFERPLEASELARLKTYIQRRIEGYSVAAIVGKKEFMRLPFVVTKDVLIPRPATETLVETVLEHCGETPLRVLDIGTGSGAIILSLLHYRPHWTGIACDISAAALAVARQNAARLEVSDRVEIIESDLFRSLADQTFDIIVSNPPYIPDGEIEALAPEVRHEPMTALRGGEDGLAIYRRIIPAMVHHLRKGALCAVEIGAEQGAAVSALVREVNAFSEPAVRQDLQNLDRVVWWKRI, encoded by the coding sequence ATGGCGAACGAGCTCTGGACGATCGGTCGTATGTTGCAATGGTTGGTGGCGTATTTTACCAAGCACGAAATAGAAAATCCGCGCTTGGATGCCGACTTATTGGTGGCGGAAGTGCTCGATGTCAATCGACTGTATTTGTATACGCACTTTGAACGTCCGCTCGAAGCGTCCGAACTCGCCCGACTGAAAACATATATTCAACGTCGCATCGAAGGCTACAGCGTTGCGGCGATCGTCGGTAAAAAAGAATTTATGCGCTTGCCTTTCGTGGTGACAAAAGATGTTTTGATCCCGCGTCCGGCGACGGAAACGCTCGTGGAAACGGTACTGGAGCACTGCGGTGAAACGCCTTTGCGGGTATTGGATATCGGTACCGGCAGCGGCGCGATCATCTTGAGCCTTTTGCACTATCGTCCGCACTGGACGGGCATCGCTTGCGATATCTCCGCTGCCGCCTTGGCGGTTGCGAGGCAAAATGCGGCGCGTTTGGAAGTAAGCGATCGCGTGGAAATAATCGAGAGTGATCTTTTCCGTTCCCTTGCCGACCAAACATTTGATATCATCGTGTCCAATCCGCCGTATATTCCCGATGGGGAGATTGAAGCCCTTGCGCCGGAAGTACGGCACGAACCGATGACTGCGTTGCGCGGCGGAGAAGACGGCTTAGCCATCTACCGCCGAATAATTCCGGCCATGGTACATCATTTGCGCAAAGGCGCGCTTTGTGCGGTGGAGATTGGCGCGGAGCAGGGGGCCGCGGTAAGCGCTCTTGTGCGTGAAGTGAACGCGTTCAGCGAACCTGCCGTCAGGCAGGATCTGCAGAATCTTGATCGTGTAGTTTGGTGGAAACGGATATGA
- the prfA gene encoding peptide chain release factor 1: MLEDKLQTVEDTFLDLEQQISDPDVIAQQAKWRALMQQHAALAETVETFREYKKAVAGIREAEELLNDKDQDADMLALAKEELAENKQAKTELAERLKILLLPKDPNDEKNVIVEIRAGAGGDEAALFAAELMRMYTHYAEAQGWHCDLIDWNETGLGGYKEVVFSITGAGAYSKLKYESGVHRVQRVPETESGGRVHTSTVTVAILPEAEDVEIEIKPSDLRIDTYCASGAGGQYVNRTETAVRITHLPTGLVVTCQDEKSQAKNKDKAMRVLKARLYDLAQQEADAKLAADRKSQVGTGDRSERIRTYNFPQGRVTDHRINVTIYQLQAVLDGDLEELLSGLIAADQAAKLAESEN; the protein is encoded by the coding sequence ATGTTAGAGGATAAATTACAAACGGTGGAAGATACCTTTTTGGATTTAGAGCAGCAAATCAGCGATCCGGACGTTATCGCGCAGCAGGCAAAGTGGCGCGCGTTGATGCAACAGCACGCCGCCTTGGCGGAAACGGTCGAAACGTTTCGCGAGTACAAAAAAGCCGTGGCCGGTATCCGTGAAGCGGAAGAATTGCTGAACGATAAAGACCAGGACGCGGATATGCTGGCTCTGGCCAAAGAGGAACTTGCCGAGAATAAACAGGCGAAAACGGAACTTGCCGAGCGGTTGAAAATCTTATTATTACCGAAAGACCCCAACGATGAGAAAAATGTCATCGTGGAAATCCGCGCCGGTGCCGGCGGTGATGAGGCGGCTTTATTCGCCGCGGAATTAATGCGCATGTATACGCATTACGCCGAAGCGCAAGGCTGGCATTGTGATTTGATCGATTGGAATGAAACCGGTTTGGGCGGCTATAAAGAAGTCGTCTTTTCGATCACGGGAGCCGGCGCGTATTCCAAATTGAAATACGAAAGCGGCGTACATCGCGTGCAACGCGTGCCCGAAACCGAAAGCGGCGGTCGTGTCCACACATCGACGGTGACGGTGGCCATTTTACCGGAAGCGGAAGATGTGGAAATCGAAATCAAACCGTCGGATCTGCGCATCGATACGTATTGCGCATCGGGGGCCGGCGGTCAGTACGTCAACCGTACGGAAACCGCTGTACGCATTACGCACTTGCCGACCGGCCTGGTAGTGACCTGCCAGGATGAGAAAAGTCAGGCCAAAAATAAAGATAAGGCAATGCGCGTACTAAAAGCGCGCCTTTACGATTTAGCGCAACAGGAAGCGGATGCGAAACTGGCGGCTGACCGTAAGAGTCAAGTGGGAACCGGCGATCGTTCCGAACGCATTCGCACGTATAATTTCCCGCAAGGCCGCGTGACGGATCATCGTATCAATGTAACGATTTACCAGCTGCAGGCGGTACTTGACGGCGATTTGGAAGAACTGTTATCCGGTTTGATTGCCGCGGATCAGGCGGCCAAACTGGCGGAAAGCGAGAACTGA
- a CDS encoding DUF1385 domain-containing protein — protein sequence MMRGPEYVVTAVRDAGGEIIVKKDRALPLGVKYPVLSKPLLRGMVALYESLVIGMRSLMFSAQVAGEEDEKLDDKEIYITMAVSTVFAAVLFLAIPTYAAKFIPGTGSNHILLNLAEGILRLLIFLAYLYGISRTKDIQRVFEYHGAEHKTIYCYEKNLPLTVENVRPQSRLHPRCGTNFLLMVVIVSIFVFAFLGWPSLWERFLSRIILMPVVAGLAYEWIRLAARSDNSVVQALVKPGLWLQNITTRPPDDSQIEVAIAAMNAAKPQEEYVRG from the coding sequence ATGATGCGCGGGCCGGAGTATGTTGTCACGGCGGTTCGTGATGCCGGCGGCGAGATCATTGTGAAAAAGGACAGGGCTTTGCCTTTGGGCGTGAAGTATCCGGTTTTAAGCAAGCCTTTGCTGCGCGGTATGGTGGCGCTGTACGAATCGCTTGTGATCGGCATGCGCTCCCTGATGTTTTCGGCGCAGGTCGCGGGCGAAGAGGACGAAAAGCTCGATGACAAAGAGATTTATATTACGATGGCGGTGTCGACTGTGTTTGCCGCGGTTTTATTTTTGGCGATTCCGACATACGCGGCGAAATTTATCCCGGGTACGGGTTCCAACCATATTCTGTTGAATCTGGCGGAAGGAATCCTGCGGCTCCTGATCTTTTTAGCGTATTTATACGGTATCTCACGAACGAAAGACATTCAGCGCGTGTTCGAGTATCATGGCGCCGAGCATAAAACGATTTACTGCTATGAAAAAAATTTACCGCTGACGGTCGAAAATGTCCGTCCGCAATCCCGATTGCATCCGCGTTGCGGTACAAACTTTTTGTTGATGGTTGTGATTGTCAGCATTTTTGTATTTGCTTTTTTAGGCTGGCCAAGTTTGTGGGAGCGCTTTCTTTCCCGCATCATTTTGATGCCGGTCGTAGCGGGTCTTGCCTACGAATGGATTCGTCTGGCTGCGCGCAGCGACAATTCAGTGGTGCAGGCATTGGTGAAGCCGGGGCTGTGGTTGCAGAATATTACCACTCGTCCGCCGGATGACAGTCAGATCGAAGTCGCTATTGCCGCGATGAACGCGGCAAAACCGCAGGAGGAATATGTTAGAGGATAA